The following nucleotide sequence is from Acidovorax radicis.
GCAGCTCGGGTGGCAGTCCGCGTGTTTCGGCGCCAAACACCAGCCAGTCGCCGGGCAGGAAGCCATTGGAGTGCACGGGCTGGGAGCCATGGGTGGTCATGGCAAACATGCGGGCCGGGTCGGGCTGGGCATTGCGCAAAAAGGCCGTCCAGCCTGCGTGGCGCTGCACCTTCGCGTATTCGTGGTAGTCCAGCCCCGCGCGCCGCATCTGCCGGTCTTCCATGGAGAAGCCCAGGGGCTCAATCAGATGCAGCTGGCTGCCGGTGTTGGCCGCCAGGCGGATCACATTGCCTGTGTTGGGCGGGATTTCGGGCTCGACGAGAACAATGTGGAACATGCAGGCTATTGTCATCGCACCGGTTGTTCTTCACGCAACCACGCGTAAACAAAAGTGTCCTGGCGTTAACCGTGGCGTTGGGGGCGGCGCGGCGCGTGGGCGCTTTTTGCGCAAAGCGCCGGTGTATGGCGCTCAACCTGTGCCATCGACGGCCGTGCGTGCCAGTACCACCACCGTGACTTGCGCCACCCCCGCCTCGCGCAAGGCCTGGGTCGCCGCATGCGCGGTCGCGCCGGTGGTCATGACATCGTCGAGCAGCAAGACATGCTGGCCGCGCAGGGCGGCTGCCCGTGCGGGTTCCACCGCGAAGGCGCCGTGCAGATTGCGCAGCCGCTGTGCGCGCGGCAGACTGCTTTGCGCTTCGGTGGCATGCAGGCGCAGCAGGGTGTGTGGGTCGGCTTTGTGGGCGGCCAGGTGGTGTGCCAGCAAGGCAGATTGGTTGAAACCCCGCGCACGCAACCGGTCGGTGGACAGCGGCACGGGCAGCAGCCGGTCTGCCGCCTCGATGGCGGGCTCTACCCAAGGGGTGCTGCGCAGCACGACAGACAGCGTGCGGGCCAGCCCTGGGTCCGCTCGGAACTTGAAGTCCGCCAGCACATCGGCCCATGGGAAGGCGTAGTCCACGGCCGCCAGGCAAGCGTCGAAGCTCGGCGGCTTGCGCAGACAGGCTCCGCATACCGCCACGCCCGAAGGCACGTGCAGCGCGCAGCGCTGGCAACGGGCGGTCGGCTGTGCGAAACGCGCCACGCAGGCATTGCAGATCCGCTGCGATGGCCAGGCATGGCAGACAGAGCACTGGCTGGGAACGCGGCCCGCCACAGCATGCATCCAGCGCGAAATCCTTGGCAAACCGTTGAAAAGCATGAATCAATATACTCGCGCGTCCTTGTGTATTGCCATGTCCTCTGAGCACCCTCCCACCGTTGATCCTGTTGCTGCGGCCCGTTGGCACGCTGCTGCCCCTGTTTTGTCACCCTGGCTCCACGAGGAGGTGGCTCGGCGCATGGAGGACCGTTTGCAGTGGTTGCGACAGGCGCCAGATGCTTGGTGCCATTGGGATGCTGTGCGGGGCGGGCTGCAGGCGCATGCGCTTGTGAGTGCTCGCTATCCAGGTGCAAGGTCTCAAGTTTTCGAGACCGCTGCGCGGTGTGAATCCTTGGCCCGCCAGTCGCTTGCAACGCCGTGGTGGAAGCCGGCCCGCTGGACGGGAGGCAGTGTGCAGTTTGGGCCGCCTGCCGACGCCAGTGCGCAAATGCTCTGGGCCAATATGGCGTTGCACATGGCGGCAGATCCGCAGGCCTTGATCGGGCAGTGGCATCGCGCCTTGGCGGTAGACGGCTATTTGATGTTTTCGTGCCTCGGGCCCGATACGCTGCAGGAGCTCCATGCGGTCTATGCCGCGCTGGGGTGGCCTCCTGCGGGCCATGCATTCACCGACATGCACGATTGGGGTGACATGCTGCTGCACGCAGGGTTTGCCGAGCCGGTCATGGACATGGAGCGCATCACCCTCACGTTTGCCACGCCCGAGCGCCTCGTCCAGGAGCTGCGTGAGCTCGGCTGCAATCTGCACCCTGATCGCTTTCCCTCATTGCGCGGCCGGCGTTGGCGAGACATGCTCTACCAGGCGTTGGGCGATCACTTGGCCAGCTCGCAGCACGGGGGTCAGTTGGCACTGACGTTTGAGATCATTTATGGCCACGCTTTCAAGCCAGCGCCGCGTGTCCGTGTGAGCTCCAGCAGTGCCGTTTCGCTACAAGACATGCGCACCATGTTGCGCAATGGCGGAAAAGAAGGTTAGCCTGTAACTCTCTGTCAATGACATAGAACAAGGCACGCTACAATTGTTGGCTATAGGGATTTCGGGCATCTTCCCGCGCAAATTTGCAGGCCGCCCCGTTGTGCCAGCGGCACGAAACGCGGGGCAACCTGCGGTCTTGTGAGCATGACCGGTGATGGGCTTGGTTTTTCGTTTTGCAACGGTGTCGGGTCAGCGCATTGACTGGCGTCTAGTCCGCAACTGTTCGGTAACTCCGGCGCAAATGGGCTGGATCTATGTGTCCTTGTGCGCGGTGTCTCTTGGGATCGCGGCGTTCTTCTGGATGCTCGGGGCCCGTTTGGTGATGCCGTTTGCATGGCTCGAGATCTTGGTTTTGGGAGTTGCTTTTGCAACATACGGCCGCCATGCGGCGGATGGTGAGAGGATTTCACTGCAGGGCTCACGCCTCGTGGTGGAACTGGAGACTGCAGGCAAGCTCAAGCGTGCTGAATTTGACCGGGGCCGGGTGTGCGTAGAGCCCAAAACCGGTGATCGCTCGCTGATCAAGTTGTCTGCGCAGGGTCGTTCGGTAGAGGTGGGGCGTTATATACGCCCTGAACTCCGGTCGGCTCTGGCGTCGGAGATCCGCATGGCCTTGCGTGCAACCTGACCCCATGCAGGTGCGCGAAAGGCATTGGTTAATTTGAGGCTTAGAAGTAAGTGAGAACTATGAAGAGCATTTCCAACAAGCTGGCTTCTCTGCTGCTGATTGCCGGTGCATGGGTGGGCTCTGCGGCCCATGCCGTTCAAGACCTGCCTGGTGGCCCTGCAGTCAACCAGTTGAACTTGGCGCCAGCTGTTACCAAGATCGCAGAAGAGCAGCAATTCCTGCACTGGATGATGCTGGTCATCTGCACCGTGATCTTTGTGGCAGTGTTCTCCGTAATGTTCTATTCGATCTGGAAGCATCGCCGCTCCAGGGGGGCGAAGGCAGCCAATTTCCATGAGTCGGTGACAGTGGAAGTGATCTGGACGATCGTTCCCTTCGTCATCGTGATCATGATGGCTCTGCCAGCCACCAAGGTGCTGGTAGCCCAGAAGGACACTACCAACGCGGATCTGACCATCAAGACCACGGGTTACCAGTGGAAGTGGGGTTACGACTACCTCAATGGTGAAGGCGAGGGCCTGGCTTTCATTTCTACCCTGGACAGCAGCCACCGGGCCATGTCTGACAGTGGCAACGTCAAGAACGCTCCCGACAACTACCTGCTCAAGGTGGACAACCCGATGGTGGTGCCGGTCAACAAGAAGATCCGCATCATCACAACCGCCAACGATGTGATCCACGCCTTCATGGTGCCCGCTTTCGGCATCAAGCAGGATGCGATCCCTGGGTTTGTGCGCGACACCTGGTTCCGTGCCGAGAAAATCGGCGATTACTACGGCCAGTGCGCCGAGCTGTGCGGCAAGGAACACGCCTACATGCCGATCCATGTGAAGGTGGTGTCTGCCGAGGACTACACCGCATGGGTGGGTGATCAGAAGAAAAAGGCCGCCACCAAGCTCGACGACCCCACGAAGGTCTGGGCGCTGGATGACATCCTGAAGCGGGGTGAGAAGGTCTATGCAGCGAATTGCGCCGCCTGCCACCAAGCCAATGGCAAGGGCGCTGGCCCCATCAAGCCGCTGGACGGTGCCGCCGTGGTTCTGGATGCAGACCATTCCAAACAGATTAACGTTCTGCTCAAGGGGCAAAACAACGGTGCCATGCCTTCGTGGGCGCAACTGAGCGACACCGATATTGCTGCCGTGGTTACCTACAGCAAGAACAACTGGTCCAACAAGACGGGTCAGCTGGTGCAGCCATCTGAAGTCGTAGCCCTGCGTGGCAAGTAATCACCGCCCTACCGTATTGAGGAATCAAAAATGAGCGCAGTTCTCGACAACCACGGGCACGCTGGCGACCACGCACACGACGGCCACGACCACCATCACGGCCCCACTGGCTGGCGCCGCTGGGTGTTTGCCACCAACCACAAAGACATCGGTACGCTGTACCTGCTGTTTTCGTTCACGATGCTGATGATTGGCGGCGTTTTGGCGCTGCTGATTCGTGCCGAACTTTTTCAGCCCGGCCTGCAACTGGTGAACCCTGAGCTGTTCAATCAGCTGACCACCATGCACGGCCTCATCATGGTGTTTGGCGCCATCATGCCGGCCTTCGTGGGCTTTGCGAACTGGATGATTCCACTGCAGATCGGCGCGTCCGATATGGCCTTTGCGCGGATGAATAACTTCAGCTTCTGGCTGATGATCCCCGCCGCACTGACCCTGGTGAGTTCGTTCTTCATGCCCGGTGGCGCACCCGCAGCCGGTTGGACGCTGTATGCACCGCTCACGCTGCAGATGGGCCCCTCCATGGATGCTGGCATCTTTGCGATGCACATCCTGGGTGCCAGCTCCATCATGGGTTCGATCAACATCATCGTGACCGTTCTCAACATGCGTGCCCCTGGCATGACACTGATGAAGATGCCGATGTTTGCCTGGACCTGGCTCATCACTGCCTACCTGTTGATCGCCGTGATGCCAGTCCTGGCCGGTGCCATCACCATGACGCTGACAGACCGCCACTTTGGTACCAGCTTCTTCAACCCCGCCGGTGGCGGTGATCCGGTGATGTACCAGCATATCTTCTGGTTCTTCGGTCACCCCGAGGTGTACATCATGATCTTGCCGGCCTTCGGCATCATCAGCCAGATCGTGCCGGCCTTCGCGCGCAAGAAGCTGTTCGGCTACGCCTCCATGGTTTATGCCACGTCCTCGATCGCCATCCTATCGTTCATCGTGTGGGCCCACCACATGTTCACGACCGGCATGCCGGTGACAGGCCAGCTGTTTTTCATGTATGCCACGATGCTGATCTCCGTGCCCACGGCCGTGAAGATCTTCAACTGGGTCGCCACCATGTGGCGCGGCTCCATGACGTTTGAAACCCCCATGCTGTTTGCCGTGGGTTTCATTTTCGTGTTCACCATTGGTGGCTTCACCGGTCTCATCCTGGCCATGGCGCCCATTGATATCCAGCTGCAGGACACCTACTACGTGGTGGCGCACTTTCACTATGTGTTGGTGGCAGGCTCGCTGTTCTCCATGTTTGCCGGCGTGTACTACTGGTTGCCCAAGTGGACCGGTGTGATGTATTCCGAAACCCGCGGTCAGATCCACTTCTGGACATCGTTGATTTTCTTTAACGTCACCTTCTTCCCGATGCACTTCCTGGGCTTGGCGGGGATGCCACGCCGCTATGCAGACTACCCCATGCAATTCGCCGACTTCAATGCGGTGGCCTCGATAGGTGCTTTTGGTTTTGGTTTGGCGCAGGTGTATTTCTTCATCGCTGTCGTGCTCCCCGCCATGCGTGGCATTGGCCCCAAGGCGCCTCAAAAACCCTGGGATGGTGCGGAAGGCCTGGAATGGGAAGTCCCTTCGCCAGCACCTTTCCACACCTTTGAAAATCCACCCAAGCTGGATGCGACTGCAACCCGCGTGATTGGCTGAGGACAGTGCCCATGACACCCGAACAGAAAAAGAGCAACCTGCGGATGGCATTGATCCTGGCATCCGTAGCCGCCGTTTTCTTCGTGGGCTTCATGGTCAAGGTTGCCATGTTGTCTCACTGAGCCGACGATCCCATGAGCCTGCACCGCGAAAACGCCAAGATGGTCGGCAAGCTGGTCGTGATTGCGGCTGGCATGTTCGCCTTCGGCTATGTGTTGATCCCGATCTACAAACACATCTGTGAGATGACCGGCATCAACATTCTGTCGCTCTCCGAGCGGCAGGTGCCCGGGAATGGCGTCGCTGGCAAAGACGTGAAGGTGCCTTCCAACACGCAGATCGACAAGACCCGCACCATCACGGTGGAGTTCGATGCCAACGCGCGTGGCCCGTGGCAGTTCAAACCCGCCAAGCGTTCGGTTCAGGTGCACCCCGGCGAGCTCGCCACGGTGATGTATGAGTTTCAAAACGTGCAGAACCGTCGCATGGCTGCGCAGGCGATACCGAGTTACGCTCCGCGTCAGGCCGCTGCACATTTCAACAAGCTGGAGTGTTTTTGCTTTAACCAGTACACCCTGGACCCTGGCGAAAAGAAGGAATGGCCTGTGGCGTTTGTGATTGATCCGCGCCTGTCCAAGGATGTGACGACCATCACCTTGTCCTACACCTTCTTTGAAGTGGGCGGCAAAACACCCCCTGCGCCCGAATCAACCGCAGCGGTTGCCTTGCCGGTTGTCGGTGCACAAAAGGCGGGATCATGAATAAGAAGCCCTCGGAATCGCCCGTTGCGCGCAAGGGATCTTTCCTGCGCACGGTGCGTGCCGTGGCGTGGTCGTTGATTGGGCTGCGAAAAGGCAGCGAGTACCAGCAGGATGTCGAGAAACTCAATCCGTTGCACATCATCGGCGTGGGGCTGTTCGCAGTCTTTTTGCTGGTGCTCGGTTTGATCGGGCTGGTCAATTGGATCGTGTGAGATGGTGTTGATTCAAATACCGAAAACGAAGCCGAAAACAAAGATTTTGAGAGTCAGGAGCTGAAATGAGTGCATCAACCCACGGCACAACCCCGTATTATTTTGTGCCCGCCGAGTCTCGCCATCCAGTCATGGCTGCGGCCGGGCTGTTCCTTGTGATTCTGGGCGCTGCCCAATGGATCAATGGCCACGAATGGGGTAAATATTCCCTGGCCGTGGGCATGGTCTGGTGGCTCTTCGTTTTGTACCAGTGGTTTGGTGATGCGGTGCGTGAAAGCGAAGGTGGGCTATACGGTCACAAGATCGACCTGTCGTACCGCTGGAGCATGAGCTGGTTCATCTTCTCCGAAGTGATGTTCTTCGGTGCGTTCTTCACCGCATTGTGGTGGGCTCGTGCCCATTCGGTGCCTGCCCTGGGCAGCCTGGACAATGCATTGCTCTGGCCTGATTTCAAGGCGGTATGGCCTAGTTTGGCGGTAGGTGCCACGGGTTCTCCTGCTGGCATCGTGGAACCGTTCCAGACCGTGGGACCGTTCTGGCTGCCCACCATCAACACGGCGCTGCTGCTGACCTCGGGGGGCACGCTCACCATTGCGCACCACGCCCTGCGTGAGAACAAACGTGGCAAGACCATTGCGTTCATGTGGACCACCGTGCTGCTCGGCATCCTGTTCTTGTTTGTTCAGGGTTATGAGTACTTTCACCTCTACACAGAGTTGAACCTCAAGCTCAGCTCGGGCGTGTTTGGGTCCACCTTCTTCATGCTGACCGGGTTCCACGGGTTCCACGTGTTTCTGGGCATGTTGATGCTGTTGGTGATCACCCTGCGCCTGCAAAAGGGCCACTTCACTGCCGACAAGCATTTCGGCTTCGAGGGTGCCGCCTGGTATTGGCACTTTGTGGACGTGGTGTGGCTGGGCTTGTACGTGCTCGTTTATTGGATGTAATAAGCAGCTGCCGACCCCGCACGACGAAAAAAGCGCCTCGCGGCGCTTTTTTTCTTGGGGCTTGGAGATGTTTCTCCGGGGTGTGGCGCTTCTTGGCGGGATATCTTCAATCAGCGGGCCATTGGTAGGCCCGTCGGTTGTATATAACCCAGCTTCCATGCCACCAGAATGCAGACAAACAGCACAATCGACAGGCCGACGCGAACGGCCAGTGCCCGGACCATAGGGTTGCTCTTATGTTTTTCCCTGCCTTCCACCGTGTCGCTGCTGCCATTGCGCATCATGAAGAACAGGGCTGAAGCCAGGCTGGCCAAAATGCCGATGAACGCGACCAGTACGAGGTATTTCATGGAGCCCATTATCCTGTGACAACCGCTCAACGTTCCCTGGACCTGCGCTTTTGGATGATTGCGGCGGCGGCCGTGGCGGGTATGTGGGTGACGGCATCGCTCGGCCGCTGGCAACTGTCGCGTGCGGCCGAAAAGGAGGCGCTACAAAGCCTGCTCGACGCGCGCAGCCACCTCGCACCCCTTGACGGCTCGGCGTTGGTCTCCGCCGGCGCTGATGCTGCGCGTGCTGGCGATGAAGCCCACCAGGGACTGGTTCACCGCGCCGTGGTTCTGGAAGGGCGCTGGTTGCCCGCCTACACCGTGTTTCTTGACAACCGCCAGATGCATGGGCGACCTGGTTTTTTTGTTCTCACGCCTTTGCAGCTGCAAGGGCCGAAGGCGGGAGTGGTGCTCGTGCAGCGAGGCTGGGTGCCACGCAATTTTGAAGACCGCACGCAGGTGCCCCCGGTGCAGACCGCTGAGGGTCTGGTGGTGCGTGTTCAAGGGCGAGTGGCCGCCGCGCCATCGCGCCTGTTTGAGTTTCAGGGGGGAGACCCGACGAAGGGGTCTTCCCGCATCCGGCAAAATCTCGACCTGGCTGCCTTTCGCTCCGAAACCGGCTTGGCTCTGGCCCCGCTCACGGTGTTGCAGACGGGGGAAGCGAGCGAGGGTTTGCAACGCGACTGGCTCGTAGTGGGCTCGGGCGTCGACAAACATTACGGTTACGCATTTCAATGGTTCGGGCTCTGCGGCCTGATTGCAATTCTCTATGTCTGGTTTCAAATCGTCCGACGGTTCATTCGCCCGCGCAGCCAGTCTGCCCCCTGAGGCCGACGACGAGCATCCGCTGGGCCTGACCGTGCACACGCTGCCCTCGGCGGGTGACGCGGTGGTCACGGCGCAGCGCGCGCGCCATGGGCGCTGGAAAATGCTGGGTGTCCTGTGCATTTGTGCAGCGCCCGTGATCGCGTCCTATTTCACTTATTACGTGGTTCGGCCCGAAGGGCGGCGCAACTACGGCGAGCTGATCAATCCCCAGCGCGCCATCCCCGACCTCACTGCCCACACGTTGGAGGGTGGTCCCGTGTCGCTTGCATCGCTCAAGGGCCAATGGCTGTTGGTGAGTGTGGCGGGGGGCGACTGCGACACCACCTGCCAGAAGCATCTGTATCTGCAGCGGCAATTGCGCGAGAGCTTAGGCAAGGAAAAGGACCGGATGGACTGGGTCTGGCTCATCAACGATGCCGCTACCCCGCCACAAGTCTTGGCTCCGGCATTGCAGAAGGCGACTGTGCTGCGCTTGGATGCAGCGGCATTGGGCGCTTGGCTGGCGCCAGCCGAGGGCCATCAGCTGGCTGAGCATCTGTATGTGGTGGACCCCATGGGCAACTGGATGATGCGGTTTCCGGCTGCGATGGATTCCAATGGGGCTGCAAAGGCCAAGCGCGATCTGGAGCGCCTGCTGCGCGCCTCTGCGTCCTGGGATGAGGCCGGGCGGCCGGCGAGCCAATGACCGATACACAGCCACTTTACGATCTGGCGCCCGTGGCAGAGGTCATGCTGCTGGGCCTTGTGATCGCGTTGGGCCCGCTGGCCTGGGTGTGGGTGCGCAACCGCCGCAGCTCGCCCATGCGGCGCATTCAGACACTGACGGTGCTCACCCTGTTTTTGACGTTTGACCTGGTGCTGTTTGGTGCCTTCACGCGCCTGACGGACTCCGGGCTGGGGTGCCCCGACTGGCCGGGTTGCTATGGCAGCGCGAGCCCGGTGGGCGCTCGATCCGAGATATCTGCCGCGCAGGAGGCCATGCCCACAGGCCCGGTCACACATGGCAAGGCCTGGGTCGAAATGATCCATCGCTACCTTGCCACGGGCGTCGGCGTGCTCATCATCGTGTTGACCATTTCCTCATGGGTGCAACAGCGCCGGGCACGACGCGGGATGGGAGACGCGCCCCCCATCAGCCCGTGGTGGCCCACCATCACGCTGCTGTGGGTATGCCTGCAAGGTGCTTTTGGCGCGCTGACCGTGACGATGAAGCTGTTTCCCGCCATCGTCACCCTGCATCTGATCGGTGGGCTGGTCCTGCTCGCCTTGTTGTGCGTGCAGGCGGTGCGCCACACCCAATGGGCGCAAGGCCGCTTGCCTGTGGCCATCTCTGCAGGACTGCGTTGGGCGCTGATCGGCACGGGGGTGCTGGTGGTGCTGCAAGTGGTGCTGGGTGGTTGGGTCAGCACCAACTACGCCGTGCTGGCTTGCACCACCTTTCCCAAATGCCAGGGCAACTGGTGGCCCATGATGGACTTTGCCCAGGGCTTTCAGGTCTGGCGCAAGCTCGGTATGTTGCAAGACGGCAGCCACATTGGTTTTGCCGGGCTTACGGCCATTCATTACGTACATCGTTTGATGGCGTATGGGGTGCTGGCCGCCCTAGGCCTGGTCTGCTGGCGTTTTCACCGCCAGGGCCTGCTGCCTGCCCAGACCCGCTGGCTGGCGGTTTTGGCCTTGTTGCAGCTGGCCACGGGCTTGTCCAACGTGGTGCTGGACTGGCCCTTGGTGGCCGCTGTGTTGCACACGGGCGGTGCAGCCGCCCTGGTGGTGGTGTTGACCTGGGCCGTGGTGTCCAGCCGCACGGTGTCAACCGTGCCCCAAGAGTTTTCCGCGCCCACCGGCGCTTCGAGAGTGTCCGTATGAGTGTCGCCCCCTCCATCGCTGTTTCTTCACCGTCGCGTCTGCAGCAGTTTTACGCGCTGACCAAGCCACGGGTGGTGCAGCTCATTGTTTTCTGCGCCCTGATCGGCATGGTGCTGGCCGTGCCCGGCATGCCGTCTGCAGCACAGTTTGGCCATATGGTGGTCGCCTGTGCCGGGGTGTGGCTGGTGGCGGGCGCTGCCGCCGCGTTCAACTGCATCGTGGAGCAGGGCATCGACGCGAAGATGAAGCGCACTGCCTGGCGGCCCACGGCCAAGGGCGAGTTGTCCAACGTGCAAACGCTGCTGTTCTCGGCCGTGTTGTGTGTGGCGGGTTCTGCGCTGCTGTACTTCTGGGTCAACCCGCTGACCATGTGGCTCACGTTTGCCACCTTTGTGGGCTATGCCGTGGTCTACACCGTGATTCTCAAGCCGCTAACCCCGCAGAACATCGTGATTGGTGGGGCGTCGGGCGCCATGCCGCCGGTGCTGGGCTGGGCTGCCATGACCAATGACGTGGGCCCTGAGGCGCTCATCCTGTTCCTCATCATCTTTCTGTGGACGCCGCCGCACTTTTGGGCGCTGGCGTTGTACCGCGTCGAGGACTACCGCAAATCCGGTTTGCCCATGCTCCCGGTGACGCATGGCAATGAGTTCACCCGATTGCAGGTGTTTCTGTACACGCTGATTCTTTTTGCCGGTTGCCTGATGCCCTTCATTTACGGCATGAGCTCCTGGATTTACCTGGCTGCCGCCGTGCTGCTGAGTGCGGGTTTTTGTGGCTACGGCTTTGCGCTGTGGCGCAATTATTCGGATGCACTGGCGCGCAAAACCTTCCGTTTTTCCCTCATTCACCTGAGCGTGCTGTTTGCCGCATTGCTGGTGGACCACTACGTGCTGTAAAACCCATGCTGAAACGAAATGCTCTTAAAATGATAGCTGTTTGCGCTTTATCCATAAGCGCTGCAGGCCTGTTGGGTGCTTGTTCTGAAAAGAAGGTCGAATTCCGGGGGGTGGACATCACAGGGGCCGACTACGCCAAAGACATCCCGCTGACAGACCACAACGGGCAGGCGCGTCACCTCAAGGACTTCGCCGGCAAGGTGGTGGTGGTGTTTTTTGGCTATACCCAATGCCCGGATGTGTGCCCGACCTCCATGGCCGAACTCGCCGAAGTCAAGCAGATGCTGGGCAAAGACGGTGACCGCCTTCAGGGGATCTTTGTCACCGTGGACCCAGAGCGCGACACCCCCGAGGTGCTGAAGGCCTACATGGCGAACTTTGACCCCACCTTCCTTGCCTTGCACGGCACACCCGAGCAACTGGCGGCTGTCGCCAAGGACTTCAAGATTTACTTCAAGAAGGTCGATGGCAAGACGCCCACCAGCTACACCATGGACCATTCGGCGGGCAGCTATGTGTACGACCCCGCAGGGCGGCTGCGCGTGTACAGCCGTTACGGCAGCGGTGCCCAGGCCCTGGCCTCAGACATCAAGACCTTGCTGGCGGAAGCGGCGGGCTGACGCGTTTAAAAGGGCCACGATGGTGGCCCCGGCTTGCGTCAGCCGGCGTTGTGTTCACCCAGGCTATTCGACCTTGATGCCGCGCATCGTGATCACGCCCCCCATCAAGCTCGTGTCCGCCTTGATGCGGTTGGCCAGCCCTTCGGGTGACGAGCCTACTGTCTGCCAGCCCTGTTGAAACAGCTTGGTGCGTACATCCTCGCTGCGGGCAATCGCGCTGATGAGTGCGGCAAGCTTGGCCTGAACAGGCTTGGGCATGGTGGATGGCGCCGCAAAAGCGTTCCAGATCTCCAGGTTGAAGCCCTGGATGCCCACTTCCGCCAGGCTGGGCACGTCTGGCGCCAGCGGGCTGCGGCCAGCCGACGTGACCCCTATCGCGCGCAGCTTGCCCGCACGCACCTGCGCTTGGGCCAGCGCGGGCGGCAACAGCGCCATCTGGAGCTGTCCGCCCAGCATGGCGTTTGCCACCTGGGGGTAGCCGGGGTAGGGCACATGCACCGGGTTGATGTTGCTGCGTGCCTTGAGCAACTCGGTGCCAATGTGGCCCACCGTGCCCACACCTGGCGTGCCGTAGCTCCATTTGTCGCCGCTGCTGCGCGCCGCCGCAAAAAACTCACGAGCGCTGGCGGTGGCCGGCACCCCCGGCTGACTGACAGGCGCCGTCAAAATGAGGGGCGACGTGCCGATCAGGCTAAGGGGTGCCAAATCCTTGAGTGGGTCATAAGGCACCGCAGGATTGAGCAGCTTGGCAATGGTCATGTTGCCATTAATCATCAGACCGATGGTGTGGTCATCACGCGCCTTCGCAACGGCGTCGGCGCCGATATTGCCACCCGCGCCGACCTTGTTTTCCACGATCACGGGCTGGCCCAGCGCTTTCGCCAAAGGCTCTGAAAACGTGCGCGCCGTGAGGTCAGGGGACGAGCCCGCGGGAAACCCGACGATGATCTTGAGCGGCTTGGTGGGCCATGCTGTTGGTGTGCTGGCAGCCATGGCCACCGGCTGTTGGGCGAACACCGAAGGGGCAGCGAAGGGGCTCGCGGCGGTGGCCGCCAGAGCGATCAGCAGCGAGGCGCGGCGGGAAACGGGGCGGCGTGACATGAGAACACAATCTCCTTGAGAAATGCGGGGGCCAAAACGACGCGGGGCCCAGAACTGGGGCCCCGCGAGGCTACTTCTGCAAGAACGTGATGTTACCGCCGCTCGATACCCACGCTCACGCGTACTCGGCCAACGCCTTCTTCATCTTCTTCATTGCCGCCACTTCAATCTGGCGAATGCGCTCGGCGCTGACGCCATACACCGCCGCCAGATCGTGCAGCGTCATGCCGCCGCTGCCGTCGTCGTTCACCTTGAGCCAGCGC
It contains:
- a CDS encoding Bug family tripartite tricarboxylate transporter substrate binding protein — its product is MSRRPVSRRASLLIALAATAASPFAAPSVFAQQPVAMAASTPTAWPTKPLKIIVGFPAGSSPDLTARTFSEPLAKALGQPVIVENKVGAGGNIGADAVAKARDDHTIGLMINGNMTIAKLLNPAVPYDPLKDLAPLSLIGTSPLILTAPVSQPGVPATASAREFFAAARSSGDKWSYGTPGVGTVGHIGTELLKARSNINPVHVPYPGYPQVANAMLGGQLQMALLPPALAQAQVRAGKLRAIGVTSAGRSPLAPDVPSLAEVGIQGFNLEIWNAFAAPSTMPKPVQAKLAALISAIARSEDVRTKLFQQGWQTVGSSPEGLANRIKADTSLMGGVITMRGIKVE